A genomic region of Trifolium pratense cultivar HEN17-A07 linkage group LG3, ARS_RC_1.1, whole genome shotgun sequence contains the following coding sequences:
- the LOC123914002 gene encoding probable LRR receptor-like serine/threonine-protein kinase At1g06840 isoform X1 yields the protein MFLSNGCCKHVIVFIILWFCCCLIPAAAQVINVTDPTEVLALRNIHGSLIDPNGHLSNWNSDGDPCLSNWTGVVCSNQTIEENFLHVVELELLKLNLSGKLAPDIGNLAYLKILDFMWNNISGEIPVEIGNIKSLELIFLSGNELTGPVPEELGFLPNLRIMQIDDNKLSGPIPLSFANLNKTKHFHMNNNSLSGQIPAELSKLPNLIHLLLDNNNFSGILPPELSKTPNLTILQLDNNNFRGNSIPDTYANMSKLVKLSLRNCNLQGPIPDLSQIPHLLYIDLSFNQLNESIPPNKLGENITTIILSNNNLTGTIPSNFSRLRRLQKLSLANNLLSGSVPSTIWQNKISNAAERLQLELQNNRFISISGSTNLPPNVTLLLLYFRLDGNPLCSDNTLNQFCKVEGARSETNGTSPTNFSDPCPNQRCPPPYEFYVNCFCVAPLIIGYRLRSPGFSYFPPYFNTFEEYLTSNLKLHANQISYTFDWQVGPRVLMILKIFPEYVDKNSSHTFNSTEIQRIRNMFTGWVIPNRDLFGPYDLMDLVPYNNGTNTSSKSGISTGALVGIILGSIACVISLSAVFILLILRIRLRRHDAVSKPRHSSKISIQIDGTRAFTYEELSAATNNFDNNAQIGQGGYGKVYKGILSNGTVVAIKRAQQGSLQGEKEFLTEISILSRLHHRNLVSLVGYCDEEGEQMLVYEFMSNGTLRDHLSVTSEKPLTFAMRLKIALESAKGLMYLHTEADPPIFHRDVKSNNILLDSKFTAKVADFGLSRLAPVPDVEGIIPGHVSTVVKGTPGYLDPEYFLTRALTDKSDVYSLGIVFLELFTGMHPISHGKNIVREVNVAYESGKISSVIDERMGSYPSDHAEKFLNLALKCSEDEPEPRPKMAEVVRELENICSMMSDSDTTRSTSTSTDSRKTVSFLGSTPSSSSTIKTPSASRNI from the exons ATGTTTCTTTCAAATGGTTGTTGCAAGCATGTAATTGTTTTCATCATCTTATGGTTCTGCTGCTGCTTGATTCCGGCTGCTGCCCAAGTTATCAATGTCACTGACCCTACTGAAG TGCTAGCATTGAGAAACATACATGGAAGTTTAATTGATCCAAATGGACATTTGAGCAATTGGAATAGTGATGGAGATCCATGTCTATCTAACTGGACAGGAGTTGTGTGTTCTAATCAAACAATTGAAGAAAACTTTCTACATGTTGTAGAGTT GGAACTACTGAAATTGAACTTGTCTGGAAAATTAGCACCAGATATTGGCAACTTAGCttatttgaaaatatt GGATTTCATGTGGAACAACATAAGTGGGGAAATTCCAGTGGAAATTGGCAATATCAAATCTTTGGAACTAAT ATTCCTAAGTGGAAATGAATTAACAGGACCAGTGCCAGAGGAACTTGGCTTTCTTCCAAACCTACGTATAATGCAAATTGATGATAACAAATTATCAGGACCAATACCTTTATCATTTGCaaatttgaacaaaacaaagcactt TCACATGAACAATAACTCCCTTAGCGGGCAAATTCCAGCAGAACTTTCAAAATTACCAAACCTTATTCATCT ACTTCTGGACAACAATAACTTCTCAGGAATTCTTCCACCTGAGCTATCCAAAACGCCAAACTTGACTATACT CCAACTCGACAACAATAACTTTCGTGGAAATAGCATTCCAGATACTTATGCCAACATGTCAAAACTGGTGAAGTT GAGCCTTAGGAATTGCAACTTGCAAGGACCAATTCCTGATTTAAGCCAGATACCACACCTCCTTTATAT TGACCTCAGCTTCAATCAGTTGAATGAATCAATTCCTCCTAATAAGCTTGGTGAAAATATCACAACCAT TATTTTATCGAACAACAATCTTACCGGAACTATTCCATCCAATTTTTCTCGTCTTCGACGTCTCCAGAAATT GTCTCTTGCAAACAATTTATTGAGTGGGAGTGTTCCTTCCACAATTTGGCAGAACAAGATTTCAAATGCTGCAGAAAGATTGCAATT AGAGTTGCAAAACAACCGATTTATAAGCATATCAGGGAGTACTAACCTTCCACCAAATGTTACACTCTT ATTACTGTATTTCAGGCTTGATGGGAATCCCCTATGTTCAGATAACACACTGAATCAGTTCTGTAAAGTTGAAGGAGCTAGAAGTGAAACAAATGGCACATCTCCTACAAACTTCAGTGACCCTTGTCCAAATCAAAGATGTCCACCTCCTTATGAATTCTATGTGAATTGTTTCTGTGTGGCTCCATTGATTATTGGTTATCGATTGAGAAGTCCTGGTTTTTCATATTTCCCTCCATATTTCAATACATTTGAGGAATACTTGACTTCAAATCTTAAGTTACATGCCAATCAGATAAGCTATACTTTTGATTGGCAAGTAGGACCTCGAGTTTTAATGATCTTGAAGATTTTTCCTGAATATGTTGATAAAAATAGTTCTCATACTTTCAATTCAACTGAGATCCAACGGATCAGAAACATGTTCACTGGATGGGTTATTCCTAACCGTGATTTGTTTGGGCCTTATGACCTGATGGACCTGGTTCCTTATAATAATG GGACTAACACTTCTTCAAAATCTGGCATAAGCACGGGTGCTTTGGTTGGCATAATCTTAGGCTCAATTGCGTGTGTAATATCGTTGTCTGctgtttttattcttttaatattAAGAATAAGATTAAGACGTCATGATGCAGTTTCCAAGCCACGCCATT CATCTAAGATCTCAATACAAATTGATGGCACAAGAGCCTTTACTTATGAAGAGTTGTCCGCTGCTACAAACAATTTTGACAACAATGCTCAAATTGGACAAGGAGGCTATGGGAAGGTTTATAAAGGTATTCTTTCTAATGGCACTGTGGTAGCCATAAAGCGTGCACAGCAAGGATCACTACAAGGTGAGAAGGAGTTCCTTACAGAAATATCAATACTATCAAGGCTACATCATCGTAACCTTGTGTCTCTGGTTGGATACTGTGATGAAGAAGGTGAACAG ATGCTGGTTTATGAATTTATGTCGAATGGCACACTAAGAGACCACCTTTCTG TTACATCAGAAAAGCCTTTGACTTTTGCTATGAGATTGAAGATAGCATTAGAGTCAGCTAAAGGTCTCATGTATCTACACACAGAAGCTGATCCTCCAATATTTCATCGAGATGTTAAGTCAAACAACATATTATTGGACTCTAAGTTCACTGCAAAAGTCGCAGATTTTGGACTTTCAAGGCTTGCCCCAGTTCCAGATGTTGAAGGAATTATACCTGGTCATGTATCCACAGTGGTAAAGGGGACTCCG GGTTACCTTGATCCGGagtacttcttaactcgtgctTTGACCGACAAGAGTGATGTTTACAGTCTTGGTATTGTATTTCTTGAACTTTTTACTGGGATGCACCCTATTTCACATGGCAAAAATATTGTTAGAGAG GTTAATGTTGCATACGAATCGGGTAAGATTTCTTCAGTTATTGACGAACGCATGGGGTCTTATCCATCTGATCATGCTGAGAAGTTTTTAAATTTGGCCCTAAAGTGTTCTGAAGACGAGCCAGAACCGCGTCCTAAAATGGCAGAAGTGGTTAGAGAGCTTGAAAACATTTGTTCTATGATGTCAGATTCAGATACCACGAGAAGTACATCTACAAGCACCGATTCCCGCAAAACAGTCAGCTTTCTAGGCAGTacaccttcttcatcatcaaccaTAAAGACTCCTTCTGCATCAAGAAATATATAA
- the LOC123914002 gene encoding probable LRR receptor-like serine/threonine-protein kinase At1g06840 isoform X4, with protein sequence MFLSNGCCKHVIVFIILWFCCCLIPAAAQVINVTDPTEVLALRNIHGSLIDPNGHLSNWNSDGDPCLSNWTGVVCSNQTIEENFLHVVELELLKLNLSGKLAPDIGNLAYLKILDFMWNNISGEIPVEIGNIKSLELIFLSGNELTGPVPEELGFLPNLRIMQIDDNKLSGPIPLSFANLNKTKHFHMNNNSLSGQIPAELSKLPNLIHLLLDNNNFSGILPPELSKTPNLTILQLDNNNFRGNSIPDTYANMSKLVKLSLRNCNLQGPIPDLSQIPHLLYIDLSFNQLNESIPPNKLGENITTIILSNNNLTGTIPSNFSRLRRLQKLSLANNLLSGSVPSTIWQNKISNAAERLQLELQNNRFISISGSTNLPPNVTLLLDGNPLCSDNTLNQFCKVEGARSETNGTSPTNFSDPCPNQRCPPPYEFYVNCFCVAPLIIGYRLRSPGFSYFPPYFNTFEEYLTSNLKLHANQISYTFDWQVGPRVLMILKIFPEYVDKNSSHTFNSTEIQRIRNMFTGWVIPNRDLFGPYDLMDLVPYNNGTNTSSKSGISTGALVGIILGSIACVISLSAVFILLILRIRLRRHDAVSKPRHSSKISIQIDGTRAFTYEELSAATNNFDNNAQIGQGGYGKVYKGILSNGTVVAIKRAQQGSLQGEKEFLTEISILSRLHHRNLVSLVGYCDEEGEQMLVYEFMSNGTLRDHLSEKPLTFAMRLKIALESAKGLMYLHTEADPPIFHRDVKSNNILLDSKFTAKVADFGLSRLAPVPDVEGIIPGHVSTVVKGTPGYLDPEYFLTRALTDKSDVYSLGIVFLELFTGMHPISHGKNIVREVNVAYESGKISSVIDERMGSYPSDHAEKFLNLALKCSEDEPEPRPKMAEVVRELENICSMMSDSDTTRSTSTSTDSRKTVSFLGSTPSSSSTIKTPSASRNI encoded by the exons ATGTTTCTTTCAAATGGTTGTTGCAAGCATGTAATTGTTTTCATCATCTTATGGTTCTGCTGCTGCTTGATTCCGGCTGCTGCCCAAGTTATCAATGTCACTGACCCTACTGAAG TGCTAGCATTGAGAAACATACATGGAAGTTTAATTGATCCAAATGGACATTTGAGCAATTGGAATAGTGATGGAGATCCATGTCTATCTAACTGGACAGGAGTTGTGTGTTCTAATCAAACAATTGAAGAAAACTTTCTACATGTTGTAGAGTT GGAACTACTGAAATTGAACTTGTCTGGAAAATTAGCACCAGATATTGGCAACTTAGCttatttgaaaatatt GGATTTCATGTGGAACAACATAAGTGGGGAAATTCCAGTGGAAATTGGCAATATCAAATCTTTGGAACTAAT ATTCCTAAGTGGAAATGAATTAACAGGACCAGTGCCAGAGGAACTTGGCTTTCTTCCAAACCTACGTATAATGCAAATTGATGATAACAAATTATCAGGACCAATACCTTTATCATTTGCaaatttgaacaaaacaaagcactt TCACATGAACAATAACTCCCTTAGCGGGCAAATTCCAGCAGAACTTTCAAAATTACCAAACCTTATTCATCT ACTTCTGGACAACAATAACTTCTCAGGAATTCTTCCACCTGAGCTATCCAAAACGCCAAACTTGACTATACT CCAACTCGACAACAATAACTTTCGTGGAAATAGCATTCCAGATACTTATGCCAACATGTCAAAACTGGTGAAGTT GAGCCTTAGGAATTGCAACTTGCAAGGACCAATTCCTGATTTAAGCCAGATACCACACCTCCTTTATAT TGACCTCAGCTTCAATCAGTTGAATGAATCAATTCCTCCTAATAAGCTTGGTGAAAATATCACAACCAT TATTTTATCGAACAACAATCTTACCGGAACTATTCCATCCAATTTTTCTCGTCTTCGACGTCTCCAGAAATT GTCTCTTGCAAACAATTTATTGAGTGGGAGTGTTCCTTCCACAATTTGGCAGAACAAGATTTCAAATGCTGCAGAAAGATTGCAATT AGAGTTGCAAAACAACCGATTTATAAGCATATCAGGGAGTACTAACCTTCCACCAAATGTTACACTCTT GCTTGATGGGAATCCCCTATGTTCAGATAACACACTGAATCAGTTCTGTAAAGTTGAAGGAGCTAGAAGTGAAACAAATGGCACATCTCCTACAAACTTCAGTGACCCTTGTCCAAATCAAAGATGTCCACCTCCTTATGAATTCTATGTGAATTGTTTCTGTGTGGCTCCATTGATTATTGGTTATCGATTGAGAAGTCCTGGTTTTTCATATTTCCCTCCATATTTCAATACATTTGAGGAATACTTGACTTCAAATCTTAAGTTACATGCCAATCAGATAAGCTATACTTTTGATTGGCAAGTAGGACCTCGAGTTTTAATGATCTTGAAGATTTTTCCTGAATATGTTGATAAAAATAGTTCTCATACTTTCAATTCAACTGAGATCCAACGGATCAGAAACATGTTCACTGGATGGGTTATTCCTAACCGTGATTTGTTTGGGCCTTATGACCTGATGGACCTGGTTCCTTATAATAATG GGACTAACACTTCTTCAAAATCTGGCATAAGCACGGGTGCTTTGGTTGGCATAATCTTAGGCTCAATTGCGTGTGTAATATCGTTGTCTGctgtttttattcttttaatattAAGAATAAGATTAAGACGTCATGATGCAGTTTCCAAGCCACGCCATT CATCTAAGATCTCAATACAAATTGATGGCACAAGAGCCTTTACTTATGAAGAGTTGTCCGCTGCTACAAACAATTTTGACAACAATGCTCAAATTGGACAAGGAGGCTATGGGAAGGTTTATAAAGGTATTCTTTCTAATGGCACTGTGGTAGCCATAAAGCGTGCACAGCAAGGATCACTACAAGGTGAGAAGGAGTTCCTTACAGAAATATCAATACTATCAAGGCTACATCATCGTAACCTTGTGTCTCTGGTTGGATACTGTGATGAAGAAGGTGAACAG ATGCTGGTTTATGAATTTATGTCGAATGGCACACTAAGAGACCACCTTTCTG AAAAGCCTTTGACTTTTGCTATGAGATTGAAGATAGCATTAGAGTCAGCTAAAGGTCTCATGTATCTACACACAGAAGCTGATCCTCCAATATTTCATCGAGATGTTAAGTCAAACAACATATTATTGGACTCTAAGTTCACTGCAAAAGTCGCAGATTTTGGACTTTCAAGGCTTGCCCCAGTTCCAGATGTTGAAGGAATTATACCTGGTCATGTATCCACAGTGGTAAAGGGGACTCCG GGTTACCTTGATCCGGagtacttcttaactcgtgctTTGACCGACAAGAGTGATGTTTACAGTCTTGGTATTGTATTTCTTGAACTTTTTACTGGGATGCACCCTATTTCACATGGCAAAAATATTGTTAGAGAG GTTAATGTTGCATACGAATCGGGTAAGATTTCTTCAGTTATTGACGAACGCATGGGGTCTTATCCATCTGATCATGCTGAGAAGTTTTTAAATTTGGCCCTAAAGTGTTCTGAAGACGAGCCAGAACCGCGTCCTAAAATGGCAGAAGTGGTTAGAGAGCTTGAAAACATTTGTTCTATGATGTCAGATTCAGATACCACGAGAAGTACATCTACAAGCACCGATTCCCGCAAAACAGTCAGCTTTCTAGGCAGTacaccttcttcatcatcaaccaTAAAGACTCCTTCTGCATCAAGAAATATATAA
- the LOC123914002 gene encoding probable LRR receptor-like serine/threonine-protein kinase At1g06840 isoform X2: MFLSNGCCKHVIVFIILWFCCCLIPAAAQVINVTDPTEVLALRNIHGSLIDPNGHLSNWNSDGDPCLSNWTGVVCSNQTIEENFLHVVELELLKLNLSGKLAPDIGNLAYLKILDFMWNNISGEIPVEIGNIKSLELIFLSGNELTGPVPEELGFLPNLRIMQIDDNKLSGPIPLSFANLNKTKHFHMNNNSLSGQIPAELSKLPNLIHLLLDNNNFSGILPPELSKTPNLTILQLDNNNFRGNSIPDTYANMSKLVKLSLRNCNLQGPIPDLSQIPHLLYIDLSFNQLNESIPPNKLGENITTIILSNNNLTGTIPSNFSRLRRLQKLSLANNLLSGSVPSTIWQNKISNAAERLQLELQNNRFISISGSTNLPPNVTLLLLYFRLDGNPLCSDNTLNQFCKVEGARSETNGTSPTNFSDPCPNQRCPPPYEFYVNCFCVAPLIIGYRLRSPGFSYFPPYFNTFEEYLTSNLKLHANQISYTFDWQVGPRVLMILKIFPEYVDKNSSHTFNSTEIQRIRNMFTGWVIPNRDLFGPYDLMDLVPYNNGTNTSSKSGISTGALVGIILGSIACVISLSAVFILLILRIRLRRHDAVSKPRHSSKISIQIDGTRAFTYEELSAATNNFDNNAQIGQGGYGKVYKGILSNGTVVAIKRAQQGSLQGEKEFLTEISILSRLHHRNLVSLVGYCDEEGEQMLVYEFMSNGTLRDHLSEKPLTFAMRLKIALESAKGLMYLHTEADPPIFHRDVKSNNILLDSKFTAKVADFGLSRLAPVPDVEGIIPGHVSTVVKGTPGYLDPEYFLTRALTDKSDVYSLGIVFLELFTGMHPISHGKNIVREVNVAYESGKISSVIDERMGSYPSDHAEKFLNLALKCSEDEPEPRPKMAEVVRELENICSMMSDSDTTRSTSTSTDSRKTVSFLGSTPSSSSTIKTPSASRNI; encoded by the exons ATGTTTCTTTCAAATGGTTGTTGCAAGCATGTAATTGTTTTCATCATCTTATGGTTCTGCTGCTGCTTGATTCCGGCTGCTGCCCAAGTTATCAATGTCACTGACCCTACTGAAG TGCTAGCATTGAGAAACATACATGGAAGTTTAATTGATCCAAATGGACATTTGAGCAATTGGAATAGTGATGGAGATCCATGTCTATCTAACTGGACAGGAGTTGTGTGTTCTAATCAAACAATTGAAGAAAACTTTCTACATGTTGTAGAGTT GGAACTACTGAAATTGAACTTGTCTGGAAAATTAGCACCAGATATTGGCAACTTAGCttatttgaaaatatt GGATTTCATGTGGAACAACATAAGTGGGGAAATTCCAGTGGAAATTGGCAATATCAAATCTTTGGAACTAAT ATTCCTAAGTGGAAATGAATTAACAGGACCAGTGCCAGAGGAACTTGGCTTTCTTCCAAACCTACGTATAATGCAAATTGATGATAACAAATTATCAGGACCAATACCTTTATCATTTGCaaatttgaacaaaacaaagcactt TCACATGAACAATAACTCCCTTAGCGGGCAAATTCCAGCAGAACTTTCAAAATTACCAAACCTTATTCATCT ACTTCTGGACAACAATAACTTCTCAGGAATTCTTCCACCTGAGCTATCCAAAACGCCAAACTTGACTATACT CCAACTCGACAACAATAACTTTCGTGGAAATAGCATTCCAGATACTTATGCCAACATGTCAAAACTGGTGAAGTT GAGCCTTAGGAATTGCAACTTGCAAGGACCAATTCCTGATTTAAGCCAGATACCACACCTCCTTTATAT TGACCTCAGCTTCAATCAGTTGAATGAATCAATTCCTCCTAATAAGCTTGGTGAAAATATCACAACCAT TATTTTATCGAACAACAATCTTACCGGAACTATTCCATCCAATTTTTCTCGTCTTCGACGTCTCCAGAAATT GTCTCTTGCAAACAATTTATTGAGTGGGAGTGTTCCTTCCACAATTTGGCAGAACAAGATTTCAAATGCTGCAGAAAGATTGCAATT AGAGTTGCAAAACAACCGATTTATAAGCATATCAGGGAGTACTAACCTTCCACCAAATGTTACACTCTT ATTACTGTATTTCAGGCTTGATGGGAATCCCCTATGTTCAGATAACACACTGAATCAGTTCTGTAAAGTTGAAGGAGCTAGAAGTGAAACAAATGGCACATCTCCTACAAACTTCAGTGACCCTTGTCCAAATCAAAGATGTCCACCTCCTTATGAATTCTATGTGAATTGTTTCTGTGTGGCTCCATTGATTATTGGTTATCGATTGAGAAGTCCTGGTTTTTCATATTTCCCTCCATATTTCAATACATTTGAGGAATACTTGACTTCAAATCTTAAGTTACATGCCAATCAGATAAGCTATACTTTTGATTGGCAAGTAGGACCTCGAGTTTTAATGATCTTGAAGATTTTTCCTGAATATGTTGATAAAAATAGTTCTCATACTTTCAATTCAACTGAGATCCAACGGATCAGAAACATGTTCACTGGATGGGTTATTCCTAACCGTGATTTGTTTGGGCCTTATGACCTGATGGACCTGGTTCCTTATAATAATG GGACTAACACTTCTTCAAAATCTGGCATAAGCACGGGTGCTTTGGTTGGCATAATCTTAGGCTCAATTGCGTGTGTAATATCGTTGTCTGctgtttttattcttttaatattAAGAATAAGATTAAGACGTCATGATGCAGTTTCCAAGCCACGCCATT CATCTAAGATCTCAATACAAATTGATGGCACAAGAGCCTTTACTTATGAAGAGTTGTCCGCTGCTACAAACAATTTTGACAACAATGCTCAAATTGGACAAGGAGGCTATGGGAAGGTTTATAAAGGTATTCTTTCTAATGGCACTGTGGTAGCCATAAAGCGTGCACAGCAAGGATCACTACAAGGTGAGAAGGAGTTCCTTACAGAAATATCAATACTATCAAGGCTACATCATCGTAACCTTGTGTCTCTGGTTGGATACTGTGATGAAGAAGGTGAACAG ATGCTGGTTTATGAATTTATGTCGAATGGCACACTAAGAGACCACCTTTCTG AAAAGCCTTTGACTTTTGCTATGAGATTGAAGATAGCATTAGAGTCAGCTAAAGGTCTCATGTATCTACACACAGAAGCTGATCCTCCAATATTTCATCGAGATGTTAAGTCAAACAACATATTATTGGACTCTAAGTTCACTGCAAAAGTCGCAGATTTTGGACTTTCAAGGCTTGCCCCAGTTCCAGATGTTGAAGGAATTATACCTGGTCATGTATCCACAGTGGTAAAGGGGACTCCG GGTTACCTTGATCCGGagtacttcttaactcgtgctTTGACCGACAAGAGTGATGTTTACAGTCTTGGTATTGTATTTCTTGAACTTTTTACTGGGATGCACCCTATTTCACATGGCAAAAATATTGTTAGAGAG GTTAATGTTGCATACGAATCGGGTAAGATTTCTTCAGTTATTGACGAACGCATGGGGTCTTATCCATCTGATCATGCTGAGAAGTTTTTAAATTTGGCCCTAAAGTGTTCTGAAGACGAGCCAGAACCGCGTCCTAAAATGGCAGAAGTGGTTAGAGAGCTTGAAAACATTTGTTCTATGATGTCAGATTCAGATACCACGAGAAGTACATCTACAAGCACCGATTCCCGCAAAACAGTCAGCTTTCTAGGCAGTacaccttcttcatcatcaaccaTAAAGACTCCTTCTGCATCAAGAAATATATAA